A region of the Sideroxydans lithotrophicus ES-1 genome:
CGATGCTGACCCATCATGGCGTGCCGATCTCCGAAGCGATGGCGTTCGGCCTGTCGGCAGCGATGGCGTTCGCCTACCTGCCGTTCGTGAAGTTCGCCGGTTTCCCGCTGATCGCCTACCGCATGCCGCCCAGACACATCCTCAAGGGCATGGTCAAACCGTTCAAGATGCGCTTCCACTTCGAGACGTTCCGCGATCCGGCAACGGGCACGCGGCGACTGGATGAGTTGTTGGCACAAGACAGAGTGGTCGGCGTGCAGACCTCGGCCTTCTGGCTGCCGTATTTCCCCGAGGACATGCGCTTCCATTTCAACGCACATAACCTGATCGTATATGGCAAGGAAGGGGACGACTACCTGATCAGCGATCCGGTCGCCGAGGATCCGCAGCGCTGCGCAAGCGATGCCTTGCAGCGTGCACGTTTCGCCACCGGATTGATGGCACCCAAGGGGTTGTTGTATTACCCGGAATCCATCGGCCAGACCACGGTGACGGCGGAGGCCGTCATTCGCGCGATCAGGAAGACCGTGCGCACCATGCTGGGCCCCGTCCCGATCGTCGGGGTGCGCGGCATCCGCATGCTGGCCAACAGGGTGGCGAAGCTCGACCCCGGGGAGAAACTCAGCCTCAACTATGCGGGCCACATCGTGCGCATGCAGGAGGAGATCGGCACCGGCGGGGCGGGATTTCGATTCCTCTATGCCGCGTTCCTGCAGGAAGCGGCACAGGTCACGGGTATCGCAGAGTTGGCGGTGCTGTCGGAACGCATGAACGAGATCGGCGACGGCTGGCGCGAATTCGCCCTGAAGGCGGCGCGCATGATCAAAGGACGTGAACCGTTCGAGCCGAAGCGACTGGCCGAGATGCTGCATGGCCAGGCCGAGCAGGAGAAGGAATTCTTTCAGGCGTTGAAGCGGGCGATTGCCTGATCGTTTTGCCATCCCCTCTCCCCCCAGGGAGAGGGTTAGGGTGAGGGGACACTCGTTGTATTTCCACTTATCTTAAAACCAACACCGTCGGGGGTAGCCCGACAGCTAGTCACTTTTCTCGTCTTGCCGAGAAAAGTAACCAAAAGAGGGCGCCCCCAGCGCGCCGCCCCTTCGGGGTTCCCTCGATATTTCACAAACAAGCGGGGCTGCGCAACTTGCCCTAGCGGGGCACACAAAACGTGCCCCACCGTGGAGCTCAAACAGTGCTCGCCTAAACCTCCGCTTGTTTGCGAAATATCGAGGCGGCGCACAGGGGGAAGTGACAAATCAAAACCGAATGGTGGGCAGCAAGCTGCCCACCATATTCAAAGCAAGCAGAAGTGTTTATATTTAACTCAGATATCTCGATAGGGAGAGCTGCCTATGGGCAACGTTATCAAGTTTCCATGCACATATGAAAGAGAGTGGGCTTTCTATGAGGACACAATTCGGAAGTCCTGCGTTGGCACTTTCTTCAATGAAGCGGTGATTGAGAATAGCCTTCCAGCAATCAAAGAGCACTGGAAGACTATTTATGAGGATGTTTCTCTTCAGACTTCCTCGGTTGAGATTCCTGGCCCGTTGACTGATGCTCAAACTATTGCAATTCGTCGCTCTGTCGATGCCGCCGTGTCGGTAGTTGTAGAACGCCTCAAGCTGGAGCGCAGCAAGAGTATGGATTTACTCATTCAAGCTGAATTAATGCTTGCATACGTTAGTCGGCATGGGGATTTGCCACCGCAAGGGTGGCTAACACAGCCAAGCAGCGTGGGTACGAAGTGCCCACGCTGTGGTTTTGGGTTTTGACTTTCCATCCCCTGTGCGCCGCCGAGTAGCGCAGACCAGACAGGGGCAGTCCGACGAATATGTTTGAGCACGTGACCGCGCAGCGGGTCGTGCGAGTTTATGAGGAGGCCTGTCTGGTCGAGCAACGGAGGGAACCCCGCAGGGGCGGCGCGCTGGGGCCGCCTTCTTTTTGGTTACTTTTTTTTGGCGAAGCAAGAAAAAGTGACTAGTTGTCGGGCTACCCCCGACGGTGTTGGTGTTGAATCTGATTGAAACCGCGTGGGCACCTCAGCGTGCCCACTCTGCAAATTACAGCGGTTTGTCCGCCAGGTAAGTCGAGAAGATCCCGAGATCAACAGTGCGGCGCACGTTGACGAAACCTGCGCTTTCCAGCGTGCGCAGGACGTTCTCGGGTGCGGCACAGGCTTCGATGGTATCCCAGTAGTAGCGCCACAACAGCGCAGTGTCCCTGTTGCTGGCGATGAGTTTTGCCAGCGTGGGCACTGCGTATTTGCAATACCCCTTGAGTAGCGCAGTGGCGATCTTGCCTTGGGGAGGCGTGATCTCCAGGATGCACACCTTGCCGCCCGGTTTGAGCACCCGATGGAATTCGGCGAATGCGACCGACAGATCCGACACATGGCGCAGGGAGTAACCCATGCTCAGGAAATCGTATCGGGCATCCGGTAGCGGGATCAGCTCGGCGCGGCCTTCGACCACGGTGACGCCGGCTGGCAGCTTGGCATTGCGGATCATGCCCGCGCTGGGATCGAGGCCGGTGACCTTGCTCGCATCGCCCAGGATCCGGACGGCCTGCTTGGCTACCAGGCCGGTGCCCATGCCGACGTCCAGCACGTGCATGCCCGGCTTCAGTCCGGCGCGACCAAGTATCGTGCGGCGATAGATCGAGCCTGTGCCCAGACCAAGGATCCGCTCCATGCGGTCATAATCGGATGCGGTCTTGTTGAACTGCTCGCCGACCCAGTTACGACGGTCTTCCTCGCTATCATAATATT
Encoded here:
- a CDS encoding BtrH N-terminal domain-containing protein translates to MNIVNEKFRHRHAAHCESGVAASMLTHHGVPISEAMAFGLSAAMAFAYLPFVKFAGFPLIAYRMPPRHILKGMVKPFKMRFHFETFRDPATGTRRLDELLAQDRVVGVQTSAFWLPYFPEDMRFHFNAHNLIVYGKEGDDYLISDPVAEDPQRCASDALQRARFATGLMAPKGLLYYPESIGQTTVTAEAVIRAIRKTVRTMLGPVPIVGVRGIRMLANRVAKLDPGEKLSLNYAGHIVRMQEEIGTGGAGFRFLYAAFLQEAAQVTGIAELAVLSERMNEIGDGWREFALKAARMIKGREPFEPKRLAEMLHGQAEQEKEFFQALKRAIA
- a CDS encoding class I SAM-dependent methyltransferase, which codes for MTTRSSNPSDEIVHAPHPPLTEYYDSEEDRRNWVGEQFNKTASDYDRMERILGLGTGSIYRRTILGRAGLKPGMHVLDVGMGTGLVAKQAVRILGDASKVTGLDPSAGMIRNAKLPAGVTVVEGRAELIPLPDARYDFLSMGYSLRHVSDLSVAFAEFHRVLKPGGKVCILEITPPQGKIATALLKGYCKYAVPTLAKLIASNRDTALLWRYYWDTIEACAAPENVLRTLESAGFVNVRRTVDLGIFSTYLADKPL